ACTCGTATTCAGGCTTGTCCAGATAGAAGCCGCGGTAGGTCAGGTTCTTAAAGATGATGTCTAGGACGCTGACGCTTGACGTCACGTCGCCGCCCATAACCGCATAGCTGACGATCGTTCCATTGGCGCGGAGGGAAGTTGCCAATCGGCCCACGGCAGGCCCACCAACGCCATCGAGCGCGAGACCAATTCCCCGTTCACGAACCAATGAGCGGATCTGACTGAGGGAGTCCTCGTTGTCAACAAAGGAGGCGTCTGCTCCTGCTGCGAGGGCATCGCCGATTGCATCCGATCGACGCACAAGGTTGATGGTTTTCAAACCCCGCGACTTGGCAATGGCCGTGACAGTCCTTGCAACCGCTGAGTTCCCCGCGTTCTGAAGAATCCAGTCACCAGGATTGAGGTCCACGTATTCACTCAGCATGAGCGCGGCCGTTACGGCGTTGATACGCAGCATTGCGAGTTGCTGTAGATCACCGGGTACGCCCCCTATCGAAACTACTTGCGCGGCGGGGACGATCAGCCGCTGCCTCCACGTCAAGCTATAGAGCGGCAGCACCACTACATCGCCGATAGCCAATCCGGTCACCCCTGGTCCCATGGCCAGGATTCGCCCAATACCTTCGTTACCAACGGGACTCGGCAGTTCCGGATGAACGGGGAAGACACCTTGAAGAACAAGAAGGTCGTTGAGGTTCACAGGGGCGTAGACCATGCCAACCAGGACGTCGCCGTCTCCGGGACTTGATGGCTCAGGTAGGTTGACCACAGTGAAGCCCGATGTGGGTTCGCCATAGCTTTGAAGTTCAACTGCTCGCATGAGGTGTTCCAGGGTGTAGGAGTCGGTGACTCCATTTTATAGATGATGAATATCATCCTTTTTTAAGTATGACGGTCATCATCTACAATGTCAAGCAACAACTCTGCGAGGAATCCATGGCGAATTCAAAGGCGAATAAGGCACTGAACCATGCCCGTATCGTCGAGTCGGCGTCGGTTCGCTTCCGGCAGCACGGCATTGATGGGGTTGGGGTTGCTGACTTGATGAAGGGCGTTGGAATGACGCACGGCGGCTTCTACCGGCACTTCGTATCTCGCGACGAACTTGTCGCGGAAGCGGTCGAGTGCGCTTTTGAAGAAGGAAGAGGCGTGCTTTACCGGGTTGCCTCAACGCAACAGCCACCAGCCGATGCGTTCTGTGCGCTGGTGGACGTGTATTTAAGTACGTCGCACCGGGACGAACTCGCCACCAGCTGCGCACTGACTACTCTTTCCGGCGACGTGGCTCGGAGCGGTCCCGAGGCTCGTGGGGCTTACACCAAGCAAGTGGAGACATACCTCGACCAGATCAGCATTTTTCTTGCGAATGAGAAGGGGGAAAAGAAGCGGGCAGAAGCCATTGCCGCGCTGTCTCTGCTGGTAGGCTCACTTTCCATTGCCCGAGCCGTGAACGACAGCGCCTTGTCCGATGAGATCTTGCGCACTGCCGCCGACCAAGCAAAGAGCCACTTCCTCCAAATAAAAGAGATGGCGTAGGACCGACTCGGTTGCCGGTCGCCCGGGCACCTGGTGTGATCGCGCGCCAGGGCAAGAAGGTCGTCTTCAAGCAAGCCGTGAGCAACAACCTCGCTCACGAGAAAGCGCGGCTCCAGCCCGTGAAGTTCGCCGCACAGCCTGAACGCTTCAGCGCCTGACAGCAGCGCCTGCTGGACGAAACAATACGGTGTTGGCAAATAAAAAGGCCCGTGGAATCTAATCCACGGGCCTTTTGTTTACAAATCAGGAAATATCCAGGTTAGAACGGAATGTCGTCGTCCATATCGTCAAAACCGCTGGAGGCACGGCTCGCGGGCGGCGGCGGTGCGGGCCGGGGTGCCGGGGCGGCCATCGGAGGACGGCTGGCGGGCGCGGGTGCCATGGGGCGGCGGGCGGGCGCGGGGGCCGGGCTGTTGTCGTAGCCACCGCCGTCGTCGTACCCCCCGTCATTGCCACCGCCCTGCGGGCCACCCATGCCCTGGCGGCTGCCCAGCATGGTCATTTCGGTCGCAACGATTTCGGTGATGGACTTTTCCATGCCGGTCGCGTCGTTGTACTTGCGGCTGCGGATGGAGCCCTCGACATATACCTGCGAGCCCTTGCGCAGGTACTGTTCGACGATGCCCGCCAGACCGCCGCGAAACACCACACGGTGCCATTCGGTGGCTTCACGGCGCTCGCCGGTTTGCTTGTCTTTCCAGGTTTCGGTGGTGGCGATGGTGACATTGGCCACCCGGTCGCCACTGGGGAAGGTGCGCACCTCGGGGTCGCGGCCCAGGTTGCCGACGATGATGACTTTGTTGACGGATGCCATGGTTATTCCTCTAGAGGGGATAGATTATGCGTTGACTTTGGCCGGGGCCTGCATGGGCCACGCCACCACCAGCCACGCCAGCATGGCCAGCCCGCAGGCCATGAACAGGCGGTGCGGGCCACCCCCTTTTAGCAGCGCGCCACCCGCCAGCCCCCCTGCAAAATAGCCCAATGACTGCAGCGTGTTGTACACCCCCAGCGCGCTACCGCGTACCGGGGCCGGGGCCAGGCGCGAAACCAGGCTGGGCTGGCTGGCCTCCAGCACGTTGAAGCCGCAGAAGAACAGGAACAACAAGGCCGCCATGGTGCTGACCTGCGGCGCATCGGCCACCCACAGCAGACCCAGTTGCACCAGCGCGATCAGCCCGATGGCCGCCAGGAACACCCCGCGCAGGTAGCCGCGCCGCTCCAGCGGAAACAGGCTGCCGCCCATCACCACGAACGACCCCAGCACGGCGGGCAGATACACCCACCAGTGGTGGGCCTTGTCCAGCCCGGCCTGCAGCAGCAGCGCAGGCACGGCCATCCACATGGCCAGTTGCACGGCATGCAGCACAAACACGCCAAAGTTCAGCCGCAGCAGGCCCGCGTGCGCCAACACCTCGCTCAGCTTGCCACGGGGCTGGTTCTTGTGCAGCAAGGGCTCGGGCGGCACCACCCACAGCACCACCGCAATCCCGGCCAAGGCCAGGCCGCCGGTCAGGGCAAACAGCCCTGTCAGGCCAACATGCGCAGCCAGCACAGGCGCCAGCACCAGTGACAGGGAGAACACCAGCGCAATGCTGCCGCCCACCAGCGCCATGGCCTTGGTGCGCACGGCATCGCGGGTCTGGTCGGCCAGCAAGGCCGTCACGGCGGCCGAGATCGCCCCGGCCCCCTGCACGGCGCGGCCCAACAGCAGCCCGTTCAGGCTATCTGCCATGGCCGCCAAGAAACTGCCTACGGCAAACAGCAGCAAACCCAGCACGATTACCCGCTTGCGCCCCAACCGGTCCGAGGCCATGCCAAAAGGCAGCTGTAGCAGCCCCTGCGTCAGCCCGTAAATGCCCATGGCCAGCCCCACGCGGGCCGGGTCGTCGCCACCGGGAAACTTGGCCGCCTCCAATGCGAACACCGGCAGCACCAGGAACAGACCCAGCATGCGCAGTGCAAAGATCAGGGCCAGCGACAGGCTGGCGTGCCGCTCCGACGGCGTCATCGCCACCGAAGGGGTGGCGGAAGTGGGGGAAATGGAGGCAGAAGGTTGGGACACGATGGGCACCATAGACCGTTGGCAAGCAAACAGCCCACGATTGTCTATCATCACGGGTTACCCCTAGTTTGGCCCCACCTTGAATTCTGATCTCACCGACACGTCTTCCGACGGCATGTACCTGCGCAATGCCCTGCAGCTGCAACGCATCAGCATCCGTGGCGCACGCACCCACAACCTGAAGAACATCGACCTGGACATCCCGCGCAACCAGCTGGTCGTGATCACCGGGCTGAGCGGCTCGGGCAAGTCCAGCCTGGCGTTTGACACCCTGTACGCCGAAGGCCAGCGCCGCTATGTGGAAAGCCTGAGCACCTACGCCCGGCAGTTCCTACAGTTGATGGACAAGCCGGATGTGGACCTGATCGAAGGCCTGAGCCCGGCCATCTCCATCGAGCAAAAGGCCACCAGCCACAACCCGCGCTCCACCGTAGGCACGGTCACCGAGATCCACGACTACCTGCGCCTGCTGTTCGCCCGCGCCGGCACGCCCTACTGCCCCGACCACGACCTGCCGCTGCAAGCCCAGACGGTGAGCCAGATGGTGGATGCGGTGCTGGCTCTGCCGGTGGACACCCGCCTGATGGTGGTGGCCCCGATCGCCCGCGAGAAGAAGGGCGAATACGCCGACGTGTTTGCCGACATGCAGGCCCAGGGCTATGTGCGCTTTCGGGTGGACGGCGAAACCTTTGAGTTCGATGCACTGCCCAAGCTGAAAAAGACCGAAAAGCATAACATCGACGTGGTGATCGACCGCGTCAAGGTGCACGGCGACACGGAATCCCAGGCGATGGCCGCCCAGCGCCAGCGCCTGGCCGAAAGCTTTGAGGCCTCGCTGCGGCTGGCCGAGGGCAAGGCCATCGTGGTAGAGATGGCCTCGGGCCAGGAGCATTTGTTCAACGCCAAGTTCGCCTGCCCGATCTGCAGCTATTCCATCAGCGAACTGGAGCCGCGGCTGTTCTCGTTCAACTCGCCCGTGGGGGCCTGCCCGGCCTGCGACGGCCTGGGGGCGCAGGAGCTGTTCGACCCGACGCGGGTGGTGGCCTTCCCATCGCTCAGCCTGGCCAGCGGGGCCATCAAGGGCTGGGACCGGCGCAACGCCTACTACTTCACCCTGCTGGAAAGCCTGGCCAAGCACTACAAATTCGACATCGAGCAGGCCTTCGAGACCCTGCCCGCCGAAGTGCAGCAGGCGATCCTGCACGGCTCGGGCGACGAAGACATTGCCTTCCACTACCTGATGGACACCGGCCCCACGGCGGGCAAAAAGCTGCGCAAGAAGCACCCCTTCGAGGGCATCATCCCCAATATGCAGCGGCGTTACCGCGAAACCGACTCCAACCTGGTGCGCGAAGACCTGGCCCGCTACCGCACCACCCAACCCTGCGTGACCTGCGGCGGCTCCCGGCTACGGCGCGAAGCCCGGCATGTGAAGGTGGGCGAAGGCAGCCAGGCCCGCGCCATCTTCGAGATCAGCCACACCACGCTGCGCGACTGCTTTGCCTACTTCAACACCCTGAAGATGGGCGGGGCCAAAGGCGAGATCGCCCACAAGATCGTGCGCGAAATCGGCCTGCGCCTGAAATTCCTGAACGACGTGGGCCTGAACTACCTGAGCCTGGACCGCAGCGCCGAAACCCTCAGCGGCGGCGAATCCCAGCGCATCCGGCTGGCCTCGCAGATCGGCTCCGGCCTGACGGGCGTGATGTACGTGCTGGACGAGCCCAGCATCGGCCTGCACCAGCGCGACAACGACCGGCTGATCGCCACCCTGCAGCACCTACGCGACATCGGCAACAGCGTGCTGGTGGTGGAGCACGACGAAGACATGATGCGCGCCGCCGACCACGTGATCGACCTGGGCCCCGGCGCGGGCGTGCACGGCGGGCGAGTGATGGCGCAGGGCACCTTCGACGAGGTCAAGGCCAACCCCGACTCGCTCACCGGCCAGTACCTGGCGGGCACCTTGAAGATCGACGTGCCCACCGCGCGGCAAAAGCCCGCGGCCCTTGTTCCCGGTGAAGGCTGGTTGTCGATCGTCGGCGCCACCGGCCACAACCTTCAATCCGTCAACGCCGACATCCCGGTCGGCCTGTTCACCTGCGTCACCGGCGTGTCCGGCTCGGGCAAGTCCACCCTGGTCAACGACACGCTGTACACCGCGGTGGCGCGCCAGCTCTACCGCGCCCACGACGAGCCCGCCGAGCACAGCGAGATCATTGGCATCGAGCAGTTCGACAAGGTCATCAACGTCGACCAGTCGCCGATTGGCCGCACACCGCGCAGCAACCCGGCCACCTACACCGGCCTGTTCACCCCCATCCGCGAGCTGATGGCCGAGGTGCCAATGGCGCGCGAACGCGGCTACGGGCCGGGACGCTTCAGCTTCAACGTGGCCGGGGGCCGCTGCGAGGCCTGCCAGGGCGACGGCATGGTCAAGGTGGAGATGCACTTCCTGCCCGACGTGTACGTGCCCTGCGACGTATGCAAGGGCCAGCGCTACAACCGCGAGACGCTGGAGGTGCTGTACAAGGGCAAGAACATCGCGCAAATTCTGGAGCTGACGGTCGAGGCCGCCTACACCTTTTTGCAGGCGGTGCCCACCATCGCCCGCAAGCTGCACACCCTGCTGGACGT
This sequence is a window from Rhodoferax sp. WC2427. Protein-coding genes within it:
- a CDS encoding zinc-dependent alcohol dehydrogenase family protein; this translates as MRAVELQSYGEPTSGFTVVNLPEPSSPGDGDVLVGMVYAPVNLNDLLVLQGVFPVHPELPSPVGNEGIGRILAMGPGVTGLAIGDVVVLPLYSLTWRQRLIVPAAQVVSIGGVPGDLQQLAMLRINAVTAALMLSEYVDLNPGDWILQNAGNSAVARTVTAIAKSRGLKTINLVRRSDAIGDALAAGADASFVDNEDSLSQIRSLVRERGIGLALDGVGGPAVGRLATSLRANGTIVSYAVMGGDVTSSVSVLDIIFKNLTYRGFYLDKPEYESAVPSIIAETAELVASGKLRVPVTAIYGIEEVGEAIAHVQKGGKALLKLGN
- a CDS encoding TetR/AcrR family transcriptional regulator yields the protein MTVIIYNVKQQLCEESMANSKANKALNHARIVESASVRFRQHGIDGVGVADLMKGVGMTHGGFYRHFVSRDELVAEAVECAFEEGRGVLYRVASTQQPPADAFCALVDVYLSTSHRDELATSCALTTLSGDVARSGPEARGAYTKQVETYLDQISIFLANEKGEKKRAEAIAALSLLVGSLSIARAVNDSALSDEILRTAADQAKSHFLQIKEMA
- the ssb gene encoding single-stranded DNA-binding protein codes for the protein MASVNKVIIVGNLGRDPEVRTFPSGDRVANVTIATTETWKDKQTGERREATEWHRVVFRGGLAGIVEQYLRKGSQVYVEGSIRSRKYNDATGMEKSITEIVATEMTMLGSRQGMGGPQGGGNDGGYDDGGGYDNSPAPAPARRPMAPAPASRPPMAAPAPRPAPPPPASRASSGFDDMDDDIPF
- a CDS encoding MFS transporter, which translates into the protein MTPSERHASLSLALIFALRMLGLFLVLPVFALEAAKFPGGDDPARVGLAMGIYGLTQGLLQLPFGMASDRLGRKRVIVLGLLLFAVGSFLAAMADSLNGLLLGRAVQGAGAISAAVTALLADQTRDAVRTKAMALVGGSIALVFSLSLVLAPVLAAHVGLTGLFALTGGLALAGIAVVLWVVPPEPLLHKNQPRGKLSEVLAHAGLLRLNFGVFVLHAVQLAMWMAVPALLLQAGLDKAHHWWVYLPAVLGSFVVMGGSLFPLERRGYLRGVFLAAIGLIALVQLGLLWVADAPQVSTMAALLFLFFCGFNVLEASQPSLVSRLAPAPVRGSALGVYNTLQSLGYFAGGLAGGALLKGGGPHRLFMACGLAMLAWLVVAWPMQAPAKVNA
- the uvrA gene encoding excinuclease ABC subunit UvrA; this encodes MYLRNALQLQRISIRGARTHNLKNIDLDIPRNQLVVITGLSGSGKSSLAFDTLYAEGQRRYVESLSTYARQFLQLMDKPDVDLIEGLSPAISIEQKATSHNPRSTVGTVTEIHDYLRLLFARAGTPYCPDHDLPLQAQTVSQMVDAVLALPVDTRLMVVAPIAREKKGEYADVFADMQAQGYVRFRVDGETFEFDALPKLKKTEKHNIDVVIDRVKVHGDTESQAMAAQRQRLAESFEASLRLAEGKAIVVEMASGQEHLFNAKFACPICSYSISELEPRLFSFNSPVGACPACDGLGAQELFDPTRVVAFPSLSLASGAIKGWDRRNAYYFTLLESLAKHYKFDIEQAFETLPAEVQQAILHGSGDEDIAFHYLMDTGPTAGKKLRKKHPFEGIIPNMQRRYRETDSNLVREDLARYRTTQPCVTCGGSRLRREARHVKVGEGSQARAIFEISHTTLRDCFAYFNTLKMGGAKGEIAHKIVREIGLRLKFLNDVGLNYLSLDRSAETLSGGESQRIRLASQIGSGLTGVMYVLDEPSIGLHQRDNDRLIATLQHLRDIGNSVLVVEHDEDMMRAADHVIDLGPGAGVHGGRVMAQGTFDEVKANPDSLTGQYLAGTLKIDVPTARQKPAALVPGEGWLSIVGATGHNLQSVNADIPVGLFTCVTGVSGSGKSTLVNDTLYTAVARQLYRAHDEPAEHSEIIGIEQFDKVINVDQSPIGRTPRSNPATYTGLFTPIRELMAEVPMARERGYGPGRFSFNVAGGRCEACQGDGMVKVEMHFLPDVYVPCDVCKGQRYNRETLEVLYKGKNIAQILELTVEAAYTFLQAVPTIARKLHTLLDVGLSYIKLGQSATTLSGGEAQRVKLALELSKRDTGRTLYILDEPTTGLHFADIALLLKVLHQLRSAGNTIVVIEHNLDVIKTADWLIDMGPEGGAGGGTVVGVGTPEQIAANPASHTGKYLARLL